A region from the Triticum aestivum cultivar Chinese Spring chromosome 3D, IWGSC CS RefSeq v2.1, whole genome shotgun sequence genome encodes:
- the LOC123076074 gene encoding transcription factor BHLH3-like, translated as MDICIAGPPTCTPPASAAPPAPATSNLSCPRDLLQYIRRYRRVHSTISNGSLLSLDRGLVARFQQPMLPSPPALRPHPHQEFNLNYLSEVCNPWRSCIPDPPAVVQAAAGKAPLTLPLSDPIASSSTFVFGGGAGESSGMRSMPASGTHPESKLNAGSGTPSKNLMAERRHRKRLNDRLSMLRSIALNFCKMDRTATLGDTIDYVKELTERIKTLEEEIGTTPEELNLLKNFSSGVNEETPTRSSTKVCANVENRAGGDTNIEICCSTKPGALIATVTALDVLGLEIEQCVVSCFSDFAMHASCSQAEGRRQVISTDEIKQALLRSAGYGGRYL; from the exons ATGGACATATGCATAGCTGGTCCACCGACATGCACGCCGCCCGCGTCGGCTGCGCCCCCTGCCCCTGCCACCTCCAACCTGTCGTGCCCCCGTGATTTGCTGCAGTACATCCGCCGGT ATAGGCGTGTCCACTCCACCATCTCAAACGGCTCGCTCCTGTCGCTCGATCGGGGATTGGTCGCCAGGTTTCAGCAGCCCATGCTGCCCTCGCCGCCGGCCTTGCGTCCGCACCCGCACCAGGAGTTCAACTTGAACTACCTGAGCGAAGTGTGCAACCCCTGGAGGAGCTGCATCCCCGACCCTCCTGCGGTCGTCCAGGCTGCTGCAGGCAAGGCGCCGCTCACTCTTCCCCTTAGTGACCCTATTGCGAGCTCGTCAACGTTTGTGTTCGGGGGAGGGGCCGGGGAGAGCTCGGGGATGAGAAGCATGCCGGCCTCCGGCACCCACCCGGAGAGCAAGCTCAATGCCGGAAGCGGAACTCCGTCAAAGAACCTCATGGCGGAAAGGCGGCACCGGAAGCGGCTCAACGACCGCCTCTCCATGCTCCGCTCCATCGCCCTTAATTTCTGTA AGATGGATAGGACTGCGACCCTCGGGGACACCATAGACTACGTCAAGGAACTGACCGAGCGGATTAAAACCCTGGAGGAGGAGATCGGCACCACGCCCGAGGAGCTGAACCTGCTCAAAAATTTCTCCAGCGGTGTCAACGAGGAGACGCCGACGAGGAGTTCCACCAAGGTATGTGCAAACGTCGAGAACCGAGCCGGAGGCGACACGAACATTGAGATCTGCTGCTCGACAAAGCCCGGAGCGCTGATCGCGACGGTGACCGCGCTGGACGTGCTTGGGCTGGAGATCGAGCAGTGCGTCGTGAGTTGCTTCAGTGACTTCGCCATGCATGCCTCGTGCTCACAA GCGGAAGGGAGGAGGCAGGTGATAAGCACAGACGAGATCAAGCAGGCATTGTTGAGGAGCGCAGGCTACGGGGGAAGGTATCTATAA